The following nucleotide sequence is from Bactrocera oleae isolate idBacOlea1 chromosome 2, idBacOlea1, whole genome shotgun sequence.
AAATAGTTCTTTTTATCACAAACGCCTAAAATGCATTCAAAACGCGttgattacaaaaataaaataaaaatgataagaGTGACAGCAAAGCTTGacaagtaaacaataaaaatttacagtGTGGTGAAATTGAACAACTAGTGTGTTagaatttggtattttattaagaggTCAaatgcaagtcagaaaaaacgcgttcttttttgtgataattttttataaaaaggcgtttgttgtaaaaaaaaaacagagaccgcaaataatgattattgttgcgattttttaatgaaaaattcaattacttacaatcgacatacaaaaaaaaaacggataATGACACGTTAATCCTTTTTCGACGATCTCAGCATTTCGGTGATGATTGTTTTAattcgtatttttataatttccttCACCGATAACgattaattttgataaatattataatatatcataattgagaaaaaaataaaaaatcatatataattattatttttgagcaaaacaaaaaaaaatcataaataatgaTTCTTTGTgatattgatttttgtttttttgctcaaattaaaactaatttttagattaaaagTTTCTTATATAGGTTTTTGCTAACTACGTTGCATGTTCTTTTATAACAAATCATCTTCCCTccgaaaattagtaaaaataatatcaagAGCTACGCATTAAACTAGGGCCTTGAAATATCACACACAGGATATATGTCCTGATTTGCATGAGTACAGCAAATTGCATTATCGGATTTGGATGCAAAACATGAAAGTTACTCAAAAATTAGTTTCTGTCGTCAAATACGGGTGTAGCGGCAACGAGCTCatcgaaataaatatttcattacctgacaaatatagtATTTAAGAAActcgtgtaaaaatttcaagtcgatcgatCCAGCCATTTCCGCACCGACTCGGAAAACAGCGTTTAGtcaaaaacgtgtttaaagttttggcgGTTGATTACACCAAGCTAAAAAATGCTTACAAATACGCTCCGAAAACTTCGGagtattttcacaaatatatgtatgtatcaacaTCGAAAATTaaggaataaaaattaatgccGACGTTACGATTAAAACttagattttcattttttaatcccgatgttgggataaaaattaaattagataaaaactaatttataaaCTGGTTTTTGGGATTTTTTTAGGCGTAAAGACCTATTTGTGATATTAAACGAAAGCAGAGATCGCAACCATGCAGCCGGCGATGTAGCGAAGCCTGCTTACTATTTTAAGGACTTTCATCTATGGAGTTTGTCACAACACACTGTGCGAAAACGAATGCGCGTGGCTGCTGAATTTTTACAACCTTTTCTCACTCTATTAAGCATGTTTTTTATCTATGAAAGAAAGTAAAATCTGAAGatagaagatatttttttaacctaCAATTGACTTTTCCTATTAGTTTATAACTAAGTAGGAAAAattcataaacaaataaataattaggtTTACGACAAAACGTGTACATACAAGTGtccatatatatgaatataaaatatgtgtgcGCCCGTTCAACCCACTTAGCGCTGCTCAAATCATTCAAATGTGTTAGAACACACAAGAGTATGAATCTGCACACttacaaacataaaaataagcATAGAATATATTTTTGCCCAATGCTTATCAGTTATGATTACTTTCgtattttcacttcactttcagTTGCTCACGGTGCGACAATCCAAACACATTACCATTTGGACCGGCTATTTGCGTGGACACGCACAACTTAatccaataaaatattaacagcAAGCACAAATCTAATATGCTAACTAAAGTCTTCCGTATGGTGATGCTGGGTGCGCCTGCCTCAGGTAAAGGTACTATTTCGAAACGTATTGTTGATAAATTCGGTTTCGTACACATTTCACCTGGCGACATGTTGCGACTGAATGTGTTGCACAATACCGAGCTGGGTAAGAAGGCGAAAAAATTCATGGATGAGGGCAAACTGGTGCCAGATGATATTGTCATGAAATGTGTGCTCAGTCGCATTACCGAGGTGGGCAACAAATCGTGGATGCTCGATGGCTTTCCACGTACGCTGGCGCAAGCTGAACGTTTGAGCGCAAGTGAACCGTTACATGCGGTTATTAATTTAGAAGTGCCACACGATGTGATCATAGAACGTGTAAAGGGACGTTGGATTCATTTGCCATCCGGACGTGTTTATAATGTGGGCTTCAATGATCCCAAAGTGCCGGGTAAAGACGATGTGACCGGCGAGAATTTGGTGCAACGGGACGACGATAAACCCGATGTGGTAGCGCGTCGTTTGCAAGTTTACGAGGAGATGTTGCGGCCAGTGTTTGACTATTATCAGAAACAAGAACTGATCACTAACTTTAAGGGACGCACTACCGCTGAAATATGGCCGCAGGTGGAGAAATTCCTATTGGAGAAGACGAAGTCAGCAGTTGCAAAGAGGGTTTAAGGCTGTGAGACGTTACAAAAAATGTTAAGGATATGTTTATGCGAGTATTGTAGTTGTGTGCTTGTGGGGATGCACAAAAGCCACTTTACTTAAAAACGTGTTGGAACCAAGAACAATAATTGTAAACGTTAATTAACGATATATACAttcattaatacatacatacatataagtatgtacaatatatatatatatgtattactagTTTTTTGCTGCTCTTTAAGCGCCGATCACTAGTGTagctttacatatttacataggtatttttggaaatattattgatttttgttttttttttgtttaatactatttttttgtaaCTACTTTGTAGTATGTGTATACGTTTTTCGTGTGATTAGAAATTATGAACGCTAACAGAACAATAATTTGAAGAACGAAATGTACTTGTgctctaaaaaatataataaaaatgtttatatgcaaaaatttttatttgcttgaatAATTATCTGTCATGCTTTAACTGGCACATAACGGTTGttgaagaaattaattttctagTTATCAGCTGTTAACAGCTGTCACACTACACTATTTAATTTACGTAGGCGGAGCGATAAGTACCCAGTCTCACCGAACGATAGCGACACTATCGCAAAATTACATATACACCAGAGACCAAGAATCAGTCGAAACGCTGTTACGAAGAAGGCAAAGAGTGCGCTATCAGCCGGAAAGTTGACTTTCACCGCTTTTAGGATTATATATGGTAAGATCAGCGTCTACTTGGAGAAGTGCAAAAGGTCAAAGGCTCTACTAGGCCGAATTATTGAGACAAATCGAAACGGCCCCTTTTGCGCAGAAAAACGTGCCCTTCTACCCTGACATTGCACCGGCTTACAGCTGCACAGTGACTATGAATTACTGTCCCATCCACCGTAGTCCCCTTgcgatttatttttgtttccaaacttATCAAACCACCCTCGTATATTAAAGcacatattattgaataaagcCACAATAGGCGTTGAAAGCAAATTTCTAATAACATCTGCCTGATGATTTTAGCTTAGGCGCTGATAAGGCTTCAGTTGTTGCGTTCGCGTTCATTGCAAGAAATCATGACCGCGTCTAACTTCCAATATGTGTTAAGTGTTGCTATTTCGCACAAGTATATAGAGATATAAagcatattataaataatttgtagaTTTTCTGATAACCAAATGCTATACATTTGAGTTGGATTGGGTTTAAATACGATTAGGCTTAGAGGTGATAACAAAGTTAATGCaataatatatactaataacaatatatgtgtttatgcaatgtatacatacatacataaatacatatgcatatgtacataagtataaagTTCAGTAATTTTTGCGTTGGATAATGTAAACAGTTGATATCGCCGGCTTTTGCGTTCATTATTGCAACtgcaaaaagataaaaaaaaaaacagatgcCATATAAGCATACTAGAAACAGTGATAGGGGAAATAACAGcagcataaatttaatttcctctTCCGGTAgcattgttttgttttatataagaGAAATTGGTCTaggaataattatataattttagtttagttaaaaataatcAGCTTTTAGACGCACTTACACATGGGATAATACTACCTTGGACATCCAAGTGGATTACAGtgatcttaaaaaataattttttttaatattttagttgctttcttctttcaataaaataaaagataaaagttTGCagctcattgtaaactttaataaaactgcttccaaatttattaatttgcaaaGTTTTTTCACATTACCCAACTGAGCTGATTCAAATATTGGTTTTGCGTATCTTcgaaaagacaaaaatacaatcagattctgtgacaccattaaAAATCATAATTGGTTTGAAATTCTGACAACTAACCAAATCTTGGACttcacaacacccctgaataatTGAATGTAAACAAtcttttatcggtcagtttcaatggcaattatatgctatagtgatctgaccTGAACAGCTGCTTGGGAAGAAaagtacgtgtgcaaaatttcaaattgatacttcaaaaactaaggaactatttcgcttatatacagacagacgaacatagctaaatcaactcagctcgtcacgctgatcatttataattatggtatactacaatatataggGTCTCCGGCGTTTACTTATGCGTGCTACAAGCGTcttagcaaacttaatacaccctgctCAGGATATAAAAAGTTGCCAAGTTGCTGAGCCAAGACCAACTTCAGACTTGCCAAGAGATTTTGTATTTTCATACCATTTTCGGAAAATTATTGGATTTGGTCCTCTATCTAACAATTCTCTAAATAAATGAGTGGTGTGTATATATTAgttattcataaatatgtatatatatacatacatgaaagTAGCTACTCAATTTGTGTTATctataatcaatttattttcattattttctaaagcaaaaGATGAACATTGAAATAATGCGTGGTTATTTATTAATAGAGAATTTCAATTGAATACATAGATAAAGTAAAGTACAAAAAcatgtataaattatttattattaactcaGCTAAACATTCGTGACGTAAACTGATATAACAGTtgtaaaaaaacaacacaattaGAGTAGTGTGATGAATTGATTTGTGCTACTAGTATATTTGagattaagattaaatatattCTGGTTTTTTATGTGAGTCTttctaacttaaaaaaatttaatggagtCGTATTAAAACGATAAATATTCGTTCATTCTACCATCTGAAATTCCAGACCGCGAGACCGGAGTGTTCCATTTGTTCGTGTATATCGCATGCTACCTGCGGATGGTGAATTATGGTTCTGCTAAGGTTCAGACTTTGAACTAATAATAACTAGTATACATTATTGGTAGTCGAATCGAGAACTAACGTGAATATAGTTATAAGGGCACAGCTAAGCTGACAATCTACACATTATGAAGATCTAAATTTTAAACGATAGTCAATATTTCAAGAAATGCTGGCTAATACtgagggaaaactttagtttagcatcccacggaTGCTAAACCCAATACTGAAGCTACATAATGATTATTATATAGCCGTTAAACTCTACATTATTGCTTATAcagaagaaaataaatatatatagaaattaccCACATTTTTTACTTCCTTTTTTGAACGAAATGTTCAAAGCGCACCTATATTATATACCCGAAATATGTAGGGTGTTGGTTGGCTattacaaaacaacaaaaacaaacacctGATGAATGCTTCTTCTTAGCCACAGCGCACATTCACGgtgaaatcaaaacaaaaagtatACAATCCCACTAAGCAGGGAGAGTTATGAATGACATTTCTGAtgagaaaataacaaataatataaggaatctaacaaatatacaaatatatttacgaaaGTACAAGCGTATGCATGTGTAGTAACTATAAATTCAAACAGAGTAGTTTTAGACAAATTACGTTCAAAAACATTACATGTTTAGttctaaattaaaatacaaacttAATAATTGTACgatcaaaaatttacaatttctagCCATTATCGCTGCACTTGGTAAGTAGGCAATTTAGCTCAGAAAATACAATGCACTCATCGGATAAACAGAAgaagctttaaaaaaatgtttaaagaacTCTGAGTCAAATACATAATGGTATATAAATGCTGATGATTCAGGTTTTCGTACAGAGCTTGGACCATTGCAGTAAAGTTCTTTTGTTTGGATAACGTATGTGTTGAAAtttatgcatatgcatgtgcatatgtatgtatgcatgtgtgtagtTCTATGTGGAATGCAAAATAATCAAAGAAATTAGTTCAAAAATGTATTGAGAcccatttaaaaatatatatgtacatgcatacatacatatgtacataaggaTTTAGAAGTGTACCaagataaattaaaataaataatactttatAATCATGCACTTACCACGTATTTTTGTGCGCTTGGTTAGATTCAAACATATTTCGCCTTTTATTGTTTCGCCCGCAGAATATACTTTTTCCGGATTATTTAACGTTATGCGTAACTTCTCTGTTGCCATTGCAGCTTTACTACTTCTTTGCACACTTGGGAGAGCCTTTTATTTCAGAAAAATGCCTAtttaaatttcatgaaattcacTAAAATTCGATTGTGATATTTGTTGGTTCAATTCACTTCATGAGTTCGTTGGCTTGCGTTTCCCTCTTACTAGTTAAATCTCGAACAAGGCTAAGTTAATGCTTTTGGTATTTGAcatgttcgtttatttttttttttattatatttatattttatccaAAAATAAACACTTTGACACTAACACCACACAAAAATAATGGTACGTACACCCGCTCCAACACCACTTTCTCCACATACGCACACTAGATTAAGTTCTCGTACCGCTTGCCTATAGAAGATTTCATCTGCTCAAAATGCCAAtcgttttatttgtattttcataaaGATTTGTTCGCATACAATTCAACGATTAAACTTCCTTGTTCTACACAATTTACCGAATGCACTTTGTGCAATTTTTATTGTTCTTCCAGTGCAAgagttttaaaagcaaaatgcaAAAGTCTTCGCCaatgtataaatttttgctCTGTTCTTTTCGGCGCTCATTCGATTCTGCTCCACACCTTTTTACTCCCTCCCCACAATTACTCTTTAATGCTAACTTATTACATACAATACTTTCAGTTCGCCAGGTATTGCACTGGGGCCGCCCGCTAAAAGAATTTATCCACGAAAAGAAACACTCCCGCATTCATAATTTTCTCtgcaaatataaaacaataccATTCCTCCTTTTACTATGTATTACCGCTATTCAAAGTGTGTGTGCGAGAGAGatgaataatattttgaaattgctaATTGGAACAGCTGTGAGACAGTGTTGCCGTCCCTCTATTTTCATCCAAACGAATGCGAGAGAATGcatgaatattaaattattaataaaataactttctactgtttttttctttgtaaaaaTTCGCTTTTTTCTTGCcctacataataaaaaaaatgtatttactgGAATCAACGATCATTTGTGTGAACGATCATTGCTAacacaaaatacatttttaatactaTTGTGAATTGCTCCAATACTAACAGAAGCAACTGCAGCGTCCAGAATTAAATAATCGGGGTCTTCACCGGAGAAATCATATTTGTCGTCTAATTAAGCATACGTTCTGCtctactgtttttttttaataaataaaatagttcgCTTTATTTCTCCGCTTGCCTTCCACTAATTGAATAAATAAGCTGTTGTTTATTCAgtgattttgttttttagtgAATTTTAGTGCAAATTTTTTGAACTATAATTGTCGTTATAACCTTAAAATTATTGTGATATTTGCTATATGATTAACGGTCATTATCATCTATTgctgtaaacaaaattaaatctaTTCAGGgaaaccaaaaattttgttaGAGGGAGGAGTTGTGAGGATGATAATCTAGTTTTTTAACTGTAActtataagaaatttaaataaataagcaatttttctcgtttttggTTGTTATGTGTCCCTAATTCACTCCGGAGTGAATTATTactaagtattaagtattactACATTAGTACTAAGTATAAAGGAAAATAACTACATAGCACATATAGACCTCTATGTGCACAagaacatacataagtacataaatatatctacTTTTGCTTTGAATCAATGAGTGTCacatttaaaaagta
It contains:
- the LOC106621319 gene encoding GTP:AMP phosphotransferase AK3, mitochondrial isoform X4, whose amino-acid sequence is MLTKVFRMVMLGAPASGKGTISKRIVDKFGFVHISPGDMLRLNVLHNTELGKKAKKFMDEGKLVPDDIVMKCVLSRITEVGNKSWMLDGFPRTLAQAERLSASEPLHAVINLEVPHDVIIERVKGRWIHLPSGRVYNVGFNDPKVPGKDDVTGENLVQRDDDKPDVVARRLQVYEEMLRPVFDYYQKQELITNFKGRTTAEIWPQVEKFLLEKTKSAVAKRV